One Arachis hypogaea cultivar Tifrunner chromosome 18, arahy.Tifrunner.gnm2.J5K5, whole genome shotgun sequence genomic window, taattaacaaaaagtAGCTAGCTAGTTAGCTTTAATTTCTTTGAATTTGCAGCCAATACTACTTGATTCCTCACTACCACTGCTTTTCAATTAAGCAGCACTTTCCTCCTCTCTACTCACAaatatataattcgaattaattaaacTTCTAATAAATTAACTAACTTCCATATATGAGATATGAGGAATTTATATCTAAACCTACATGTTGTTTGTTGTGTTGATGAATAGGCAAAGATACTTCCATTATAACTCGAATCCctgcatacacaaaataatacaaataaagaaagactaattacatattaaaaataattacagGGAtgctgtttattattattattaattactttgAGATCTTGTAAGGATGAGTGACAAAACTCTCTTTAGGTGGTCCATATTCAATTAACTTAAATAGTCCGAGAAAGACTTTGTTATAGTAAAATTTCTTAGAAGGTGAAAAAATTAACTTACTATATAAGTGATTAAATATTATTGGGtctaaaatcatgaaaattgatactaaatcatAGGTTACTAATATTATTACTGAATTGAAGATATCTTATAAGATTAAATAAGAGGGGAAACCTGAATCAGCTCCTGCCACTCTTCTTTTGTTGCAATGTTCATCACACACATGACAATGATTACATGCTTATTGCAACCAGATTGAGAGCGTTTTTCTTCATTCATCTTTTTTCCATCATTCATCTTTTTTCGAAGTTCACCATCAATAACACTTCTTCGATAATCTTCGGAGGAAAACACAGAGACATAAGATGCATGTGTTCAAAGATTGACAACTAAGCACTCAGAAacacaaagaaaacaacaaaacaacaatatACAAAACCTAAATACAAAAAGTACGGGAAAGATAATGAAAATAGTTTGTCAATGGTGACAgtacatttttattaaatatatttatgaaaagaGTTCTTACACACACCACTAACATAAACTGAGACATGTTTTTCAACCCCCTAATTAACTCTAATAATTTAGATCAGGTCTAAAAAAGCATAGGAAAATAAGTGAATAAATTGGATGAAGGaaaagcataaaagtaaaaccTGCTTTTCGTAAAAACAGCCAAAAGAAATACTCATCCGGACCCTTTTATAGGAAGGAGAAGAACAACTAGTAGATATAACCACCATGCAAGAATAATTTCCCTCGCTCTTATGCTATTCAACAAAGCAATAATCTGAGAAGTCAAaacaaataaatacataaataatcttAGAAGTCAGAACAACTGCACTTTCTTAATCATTGATCATTGAATGAATAAATGTTAGGCCACACCTTAGAGGGAGTGGCATTCACCACGTTTGGACTCTACACAAAGACCTTACAACATACTAAATGCCAAAAATCAGCGCCACATTCCCTGAAAGCCAAACAAAACTTCATAGAAATAAAAAATCGTCGCCATACATAAATGTAAACGAGGAAAAATGATTTGAGGGAAGCAAATGGCTTTTCAACATTCAACTCACAAAAGCAAAGATCCCTACCGGATTTTTTTGTCAAGGTACATTTGAACCATGTGTTACAAAAGAATAATTGGCTCAAATCAGTAGTccttagtttttaataaaatgaaaaatcaaaacaaCATGTTGCTTCCCATGCTTAAACTTCCATATGTTTATAGTCCAAACTTTAATCAAATCAAGTGCAATCTTGccttcttttattgttatttttatacaGCAACTCAGAATATAACTATAACATAAGTACCTACAACTTGAAATGCAGTATTTAAACAGACCATGATTGGCATTCACCTCTAATTAATGAGTATTGTTACCTTGGCATGTTTAGGACTACAGTCAatagcctctgtataatgctTCAAAACCTCATGAGAATTTTGCAACTTGAAGATTCCATTTCTTACATGCCATTGTTTCCCAGGAATGAAAGTCATTAATTATTTTTGACACAAAGATCTTTCTCTAAACACTAAACAGCCATGCCATAAATTTTGTATAGATTACTTATGCTGAGTTTAAAAAGAATGAGGGTAGGGGTAATCACTATATTATACATTTATACTTAGGAAGAAATTGGACTGATAAAAAATGCTAATTACATCAACAACAAATAttccttcattttttttaattcatttttcctgtctcaaaccaaatatataaacagttttatttttattattataaaaaatatcaaacaagTATAGAAGAAACTAAAGACAACTAATATGCGGACTTATTGAATGTTGGCCGGACATGAATGGAAATTGGAAAATAATAGACAAGTTTAAAAGGATGAAGACATAATACATCactctatttctttcttttattccaAACGAACAATCTTGAATACAATCAATGATAAACAATTTAACATAATGTGGTATTTTTATTCTATAGCCTAAGAATCTTGAATGCATGAGCATAACATTACCAACTATGTATCAATGATTTTTACCAACTTGACCCAAGAGTTAGGGAACCAGCCAAAGCCAAGATCCAGAAGATCTCATCACCTGAATATTGAGCTGAATGTCATTGGGTAAATTGAATAAGACAGGACACATGATAATTCGGTTTTGTTTCTTTAATTGCATTCCATAAGTTTCCTTATAAATTGATTGAAACAATATTGCAGAAACACTATGCTGGTACAATAGCATATTCATATGGGCAGCCGAAATTAATGTGATAATAGTagtatttcaattaaaattttaatggtGCAGGAATTTGGTTCCAGAGAAATTTCAGATATACTTCTAGGGATGGTATCAGTTGAGAGAGAAAGCGTGACTACACACCAAAGGATAGCTATTGCATTCACTAGTGATGGGGAACATGCCATATATCATTCTACTGCTTTGCTATTATGTTCTTAGCAACAAATATTTCTGACAATAAATAAATTACTTTAACGATCACCACAAGTAGTACAATGAAGGtactttgaattttttatgaagaATCACCAAGGTGCCACTTTATACTAAGTTTAACCTACGGTATGATATGTATGCCTAATCATTACCAACGCAAGTTGGCACAGATAGATGGGGTCTGTGTTAAATTCTATTTGAAACATAAACACAGTACttagataaataattttgatAACATCAATAACAAAGTTGGTAATTCGAGAAAGGCTTCATCAAGAGACAATAGGATTCGGTTTGGGTTTGATGAAACGCAGCAGCATTTTGGATGAGTTGCTTTGAAGACCATTTGGTGAAACTAAGCTTTCATGGTAGATATAAGCCATCCAAGAACCTACACTTTGAGAAAGATAAGGATTGTTCTCCACGCCATAATCAATCACAGGAATGCGTACGCTGCCATCATTCAAGTAACACAAAACTATTCTGCAAGATTGAAAAACGGCCAAAAGCACATCAGTTTCCGAGATATAGAGAGGTACAAGGTCGTGGACGGAAATCATTGCCAATTTAGTCCAAGATTGAGCATCTCCATATTCTTTCATCTGCCACACAATCGAGTGTTGTGTTCTTAAATACCCATAACAAACAGAAAGGCAGTTTCTCAAAACACATAACTTTTTGCATAGTATCAAGAGATAATCACTTGAATCCGTATCAGGCAGGGTAAAATGAGCATAAGTCTCTTTACCCAAGTCAAAATAAAGAACCACATGATGATTAACAATCCAATTAATAGTGCATGCTCTACTACTACCAAAAAATACCCCATTCTCTGGCATACAAAAGTGGTTAGGTGGGATACCAAATAGGCCAAATGGGCTATCATCAATTCTTCTCCACGATGAAGTTGATCCAAATGTATAAATTCTAGTACTATATTCAACACCAGATGGCCCTTTCTTCCTTATAATTCCAAAAAGCTTGTAGCTGTCACTGAGATGATCATAACCAAAGCCAGAAGAGAAGGCTTGACCGCTGATTTGCGGTGATTGGAATGTGAATCCGGTACAGGGGTTCCACAAGATGCCATGCGTATTCTGGTAGTCATGCTCATCAAAAAAGCACAACAATCCATGGCAAGAACCAACGATTCTGTAGTAGTGTTGTCCACTGAAGTAATCGACTTTAGTAGGTCTAGAAGGTTTGTCTATTATTGACCGTACGGAGAGAACTCCAATACTGTCGTATCCGACACCACTGCATCTGAAAGGCGAACTGTTGTAACAAGCAATTCGTAGCAGAGTCAGGCTTGGATCGCGTAAGCATGAACGACGAAGGTGGTTGCGGATGAAGTCGGGGGATGAAATTAGGTTTCTCCATGAAGTGCAGACGCTCCTTAGGGAAACAAGCGTCCTTGCCGGAAGCCTCACCAAGATTTCCATGATCAACTCCTCCGGAAGGTCTGGCAGCGGCGGCGTTCTTGCGGTGGCCGTGTGACCACGGAGCAGTAACAGCCCTCTCGACGCATTCCTCTCCACGTCATTCGTAATTACGAGCAGTAACGTCATTGCTAGCTGCTGTTTCAGTTTGAATTTGTGTTGCTATCGTGTATTCTATTTATATGTAGGTTTTCaggtttcatgaatgaaactagTTTGATACCTGATTTAGCAGCGGTCTCTTCTCTCCGGCAACCTTCTAACGGTGTCGTACCTCT contains:
- the LOC112772544 gene encoding F-box/kelch-repeat protein At3g23880 gives rise to the protein MTLLLVITNDVERNASRGLLLLRGHTATARTPPLPDLPEELIMEILVRLPARTLVSLRSVCTSWRNLISSPDFIRNHLRRSCLRDPSLTLLRIACYNSSPFRCSGVGYDSIGVLSVRSIIDKPSRPTKVDYFSGQHYYRIVGSCHGLLCFFDEHDYQNTHGILWNPCTGFTFQSPQISGQAFSSGFGYDHLSDSYKLFGIIRKKGPSGVEYSTRIYTFGSTSSWRRIDDSPFGLFGIPPNHFCMPENGVFFGSSRACTINWIVNHHVVLYFDLGKETYAHFTLPDTDSSDYLLILCKKLCVLRNCLSVCYGYLRTQHSIVWQMKEYGDAQSWTKLAMISVHDLVPLYISETDVLLAVFQSCRIVLCYLNDGSVRIPVIDYGVENNPYLSQSVGSWMAYIYHESLVSPNGLQSNSSKMLLRFIKPKPNPIVS